Proteins encoded in a region of the Oceanibaculum nanhaiense genome:
- a CDS encoding class I SAM-dependent methyltransferase — translation MNKLVDAAHVKLAYRRYAAVYDRLFGAVFEPGRKEVVAEVNTKPAQRILEVGVGTGLSLGHYRPDAHVHGIDISGDMLDRARQRVARLGLSHVEALLEMDAQSMSYADDSFDAVVGMYVASVVPDPAQMLAEMRRVCVPGGDILIVNHFSSENPALRALEKAMSPFASQIGFHPDFDLNELLGLAAIEVVEIKPVNLFGYWKLVRLRNVPVMVTASERSEVGAGYAEPPPYKLREGSSAAR, via the coding sequence ATGAATAAACTGGTTGATGCGGCGCATGTGAAATTGGCCTATCGCCGTTATGCCGCCGTCTATGATCGGCTGTTCGGCGCGGTGTTCGAGCCCGGCCGCAAGGAAGTGGTGGCGGAGGTCAATACCAAGCCGGCCCAGCGCATTCTGGAGGTTGGTGTCGGTACCGGCCTGTCGCTTGGCCATTACCGGCCCGATGCGCATGTGCATGGCATCGACATTTCCGGCGACATGCTGGATCGCGCCCGCCAGCGCGTCGCGCGGCTGGGCCTGTCGCATGTCGAGGCGCTGCTGGAGATGGACGCGCAGTCGATGTCCTACGCCGATGACAGTTTCGATGCGGTGGTTGGCATGTATGTCGCCTCGGTGGTGCCGGACCCGGCGCAGATGCTGGCCGAGATGCGCCGCGTCTGCGTGCCGGGCGGCGACATCCTGATCGTGAATCACTTCTCGTCCGAAAATCCGGCCCTGCGCGCGCTGGAGAAGGCCATGTCGCCCTTCGCCTCGCAGATCGGCTTTCATCCGGATTTCGATCTGAACGAGCTGCTGGGTCTTGCCGCCATTGAGGTGGTCGAGATCAAGCCGGTCAATCTGTTCGGCTACTGGAAGCTGGTCCGGCTGCGCAATGTCCCGGTGATGGTGACGGCCAGCGAGCGCAGCGAGGTTGGTGCCGGCTATGCCGAGCCGCCCCCCTACAAGCTGCGTGAAGGCTCCTCCGCGGCGCGTTAG
- a CDS encoding 23S rRNA (adenine(2030)-N(6))-methyltransferase RlmJ: protein MNYRHAYHAGNFADVLKHLVLVQVLRHLHRKDKPFYALDTHAGRGLYELHGEQAEKTGEYREGIGRLLSLPEPLPPALADYLAAVRPYLAEGRYPGSPVLVQAMLREGDRALFAELHPEENAALLDALGRDRQVKVECRDGYEALRATLPPKERRGLVLVDPPFEEKGEMERLGKALREGLRRFATGQYLLWYPIKARADVRLLHDLVRSLEPKEALVAELTIWPERTELRLNGTGMVIVNPPYGLREALADCLPLLARTLAREGTGGWRLEPLSVRPEEA, encoded by the coding sequence TTGAACTACCGTCACGCCTATCACGCCGGTAATTTCGCCGATGTGCTGAAGCATCTGGTGCTGGTCCAGGTGCTGCGGCATCTGCACCGCAAGGACAAGCCGTTCTATGCGCTCGACACCCATGCCGGGCGCGGACTCTACGAGTTGCACGGCGAGCAGGCGGAGAAGACCGGCGAATACCGCGAGGGCATCGGCCGGCTGCTCTCGCTGCCGGAGCCGCTGCCGCCCGCCCTTGCCGATTATCTGGCGGCGGTGCGGCCTTATCTCGCGGAGGGCCGCTATCCCGGCTCGCCGGTTCTGGTGCAGGCGATGCTGCGCGAGGGCGACCGAGCGCTGTTCGCGGAGTTGCACCCGGAGGAGAACGCCGCCCTGCTCGACGCACTGGGCCGAGACCGGCAGGTGAAGGTGGAGTGCCGCGACGGCTACGAAGCGCTGCGCGCCACCCTGCCGCCGAAGGAGCGGCGCGGGCTGGTGCTGGTCGATCCGCCGTTCGAGGAAAAGGGCGAGATGGAGCGGCTGGGCAAGGCGCTGCGCGAGGGGTTGCGGCGTTTCGCCACCGGACAGTATCTGCTGTGGTATCCGATCAAGGCGCGCGCCGATGTGCGGCTGCTGCACGATCTGGTGCGCTCGCTGGAGCCGAAGGAGGCGCTGGTCGCCGAGCTGACGATTTGGCCGGAACGCACGGAACTGCGGCTGAACGGCACCGGCATGGTGATCGTGAACCCGCCTTACGGGCTGCGCGAGGCGCTGGCCGATTGCCTGCCGCTGCTGGCCCGGACGCTGGCGCGCGAGGGCACTGGCGGCTGGCGTCTGGAGCCGCTATCCGTCCGGCCTGAAGAGGCATAA
- a CDS encoding TAXI family TRAP transporter solute-binding subunit translates to MFKKSAAALALSLGLVMGAGALAPDAAAQTRVTLKSAKAGTSYYVMMVQLGEMMKAQSGGKIQATVEESQGSVQNVKESARRPGNFLFTTPPSLLTSARAGKKPFEGETGYDRVRTLFVMPFVTIHFAVQKDSGITDVMQLAGQKFIAGGKGTFCEGRTRRVFELLGLEGKVEAVDVELSAASNAMRNDKVAGFATCSSHPTPQLVELATTNPLTVLSFTDAQREAILKADPMSGPLTIAAGTYKGQDAPVNTVGVPVGAFTTTDMDDETAYFITRNFWQQRNALAKENPWWAGVSPEMVNQLGTKLHPGALKYYKEAGVKLDASLM, encoded by the coding sequence ATGTTCAAGAAAAGTGCTGCGGCGCTGGCCCTTTCGCTGGGATTGGTCATGGGTGCTGGCGCGCTCGCGCCGGATGCCGCCGCGCAGACCCGCGTGACGCTGAAATCCGCCAAGGCGGGCACGTCCTACTATGTGATGATGGTGCAGCTCGGCGAGATGATGAAGGCGCAGAGCGGCGGCAAGATCCAGGCGACCGTCGAGGAAAGCCAGGGATCGGTGCAGAATGTGAAGGAATCGGCCCGCCGTCCGGGCAATTTCCTGTTCACCACCCCGCCCAGCCTGCTGACCAGCGCCCGCGCCGGCAAGAAGCCGTTCGAGGGCGAAACCGGCTATGACCGGGTGCGCACCCTGTTCGTCATGCCGTTCGTGACCATCCATTTCGCCGTGCAGAAGGACAGCGGCATCACCGATGTGATGCAGCTTGCCGGCCAGAAATTCATCGCCGGCGGCAAGGGCACCTTCTGCGAGGGCCGCACCCGTCGCGTGTTCGAACTGCTGGGCCTGGAGGGCAAGGTCGAGGCGGTGGATGTCGAGCTGAGCGCCGCCTCCAACGCGATGCGCAACGACAAGGTGGCCGGCTTCGCCACCTGCTCCTCGCATCCGACGCCGCAGCTGGTTGAGCTGGCGACCACCAATCCGCTGACCGTGCTGTCCTTCACCGACGCACAGCGTGAGGCGATCCTGAAGGCCGACCCGATGTCCGGCCCGCTGACCATCGCGGCCGGCACCTACAAGGGCCAGGATGCGCCGGTGAACACGGTGGGCGTGCCGGTCGGTGCCTTCACCACCACCGACATGGATGACGAGACCGCCTATTTCATCACCAGAAATTTCTGGCAGCAGCGCAATGCGCTGGCCAAGGAAAACCCCTGGTGGGCGGGCGTCAGCCCGGAGATGGTGAACCAGCTGGGCACCAAGCTGCATCCCGGCGCCTTGAAATATTACAAGGAAGCCGGCGTGAAACTTGACGCCAGCCTGATGTAA
- a CDS encoding DUF2937 family protein, producing the protein MRFIGRWLGQSLTLAAGILALALAAQAPGFAEHYMTALDQRAQEQRVDIAGRIDVARRFYSLPDTADARAVLLHLTEREPANAEGIRRSAQRLSALEAAHRRLVEASPLLRPLLVLPAVAGGNAVIAEVADSALAGYTPRLPLSLTALFYGVAGLFLGVLLAEAALSLARMPFRRATPPARPW; encoded by the coding sequence ATGCGCTTCATTGGGCGGTGGCTCGGGCAATCGCTGACGCTGGCCGCCGGAATTCTGGCATTGGCGCTAGCGGCACAGGCGCCGGGATTCGCCGAGCATTACATGACGGCACTGGACCAGCGCGCGCAGGAACAGCGCGTCGATATCGCCGGACGGATCGATGTCGCGCGGCGCTTCTACAGCCTGCCGGATACCGCCGATGCGCGTGCCGTGCTGCTGCACCTGACCGAGCGCGAACCCGCCAATGCCGAGGGAATCCGCCGCAGCGCCCAGCGTCTGTCGGCGCTGGAGGCAGCGCACCGCCGGCTGGTCGAGGCATCGCCGCTGCTGCGCCCGCTGCTGGTCCTGCCGGCGGTGGCCGGCGGCAATGCGGTCATTGCCGAAGTCGCGGACAGTGCACTTGCCGGTTACACGCCGCGTTTGCCGTTGTCCCTGACGGCGCTGTTCTACGGCGTTGCCGGGCTGTTCCTCGGGGTATTGCTGGCGGAGGCGGCACTCAGCCTCGCGCGGATGCCGTTCCGGCGCGCCACGCCACCTGCCCGTCCCTGGTAG
- the grxC gene encoding glutaredoxin 3, which translates to MAKIIIYSTLMCPYCHAAKQLLKQKGADFEEIDVTFNSDKRSEMREKAGGRTSVPQIFIDGTHIGGCDDLHDLDRAGKLDPMLQGAA; encoded by the coding sequence ATGGCCAAGATTATCATTTACAGCACACTGATGTGCCCCTACTGCCACGCTGCCAAGCAGCTGCTTAAGCAGAAGGGGGCCGATTTCGAGGAAATCGACGTCACCTTCAACAGCGACAAGCGCTCGGAGATGCGCGAGAAGGCCGGCGGCCGCACCAGCGTGCCGCAGATCTTCATCGACGGCACCCATATCGGCGGCTGCGACGATCTGCACGATCTCGACCGCGCCGGCAAACTCGACCCGATGCTGCAGGGCGCCGCCTGA
- a CDS encoding D-2-hydroxyacid dehydrogenase family protein, translated as MTYRCAVLDDYQQVALQMADWSALKGRVEVTVFDRYMAEDPNLAATLAPFEIICIMRERTPFPRELFARLPNLKLLVTTGARNAAIDLAAAKEHGVTVCGTEGHGHPTAELALGLMLALARHIPAESRRLAEQGLWQSSIGIDLKDRTLGVLGLGRLGSRLARAAQALDMKVIAWSQNLTPEKCAEQGVGYVSKEALFRQSDFLSVHVVLSARSRGLVGADELALMKPSSFLINTSRGEIVDQDALVAALTNGKIAGAAVDVYDKEPLPKGHVLYGAPNLLMTPHLGYVTEDNYRTFFSQTVEDIAAWLDGKPVRALG; from the coding sequence ATGACCTATCGCTGCGCCGTGCTGGATGATTACCAGCAGGTCGCCCTGCAGATGGCCGACTGGTCGGCGCTCAAGGGCCGCGTCGAGGTGACCGTGTTCGACCGCTATATGGCGGAGGACCCGAATCTCGCCGCGACGCTGGCGCCGTTCGAGATCATCTGCATCATGCGCGAGCGCACGCCGTTTCCCCGCGAGCTTTTCGCCCGCCTGCCGAACCTGAAGCTGCTGGTCACCACCGGTGCGCGCAACGCCGCCATCGATCTGGCGGCGGCGAAGGAGCATGGCGTCACCGTCTGCGGCACCGAGGGGCATGGCCATCCGACCGCCGAGCTGGCGCTGGGGCTGATGCTGGCGCTGGCCCGCCACATCCCGGCCGAAAGCCGTCGGCTGGCCGAACAGGGGCTGTGGCAGAGCAGTATCGGCATCGATCTGAAGGACCGCACGCTGGGCGTCCTCGGTCTGGGGCGGCTGGGCAGCCGGCTGGCCCGCGCGGCGCAGGCGCTGGACATGAAGGTGATCGCCTGGAGCCAGAATCTGACGCCGGAGAAATGCGCCGAGCAGGGCGTGGGGTATGTCAGCAAGGAGGCGCTGTTCCGGCAGTCCGACTTCCTGTCGGTGCATGTGGTGCTGAGCGCGCGCAGCCGCGGGCTGGTTGGCGCCGATGAACTGGCGCTGATGAAGCCGTCTTCTTTCCTGATCAACACCTCGCGCGGGGAGATTGTCGATCAGGACGCGCTGGTCGCGGCGTTGACGAATGGCAAGATCGCCGGCGCTGCAGTCGATGTTTATGACAAGGAGCCGCTACCCAAGGGGCATGTGCTGTATGGCGCGCCGAACCTGCTGATGACCCCGCATCTGGGCTATGTGACGGAGGATAATTACCGCACTTTCTTCAGCCAGACCGTCGAGGACATCGCCGCCTGGCTCGACGGCAAGCCCGTCCGCGCGCTGGGATGA
- a CDS encoding TRAP transporter permease, protein MRISWKDSMVLAVAALSVGFHLYLIFSGLLPNLVTRPLHLMLAIPFIFFFGVQGGPAGRSVAYATGAIGLAAGLYIVVNREDLADQYGALSGWLQHGVAIVLILLALEMARRTIKAVLPAIAVLVLAYGLLGSHIPGAFGHSGIPLDYFLGTLVIAEGGLWGDLTGISAEIIAPFIILGCFISAGEAGTGFMSFATQFAGRMRAGAAKVSIVASALYGTISGSASANTASTGTVTIPAMKRLGYPPSFAASVEAVASTGGQIMPPLMGAGVFVMAELLRTPYTDLMILASLPAFLFFLAAWAGVHFYAVRHGLTGMRGEDLPGWGKVARTVPFFLLPFGLLVVMLLFTRYTAPYAAAMATALTVALLLIDSEGRASASRWVARVAEGTKGAAEQIASIAAILICASLIVGVFHMTGLGVKITSVILSLSGGELWPALLLTALASLVLGMELPTTAAYVICIAVAGPALVALGLPELQAHMFVFWYALLCTITPPVCGNVFIAAGIANTPWLPVAGNALRIGVGLFLVPLGFIANPSLLLVLESPALAFLAMAKVGLGIWLLSYVSIDLGRRPLHSLGALVGGVALLFFFGV, encoded by the coding sequence ATGCGTATTTCCTGGAAGGACAGCATGGTGCTGGCCGTGGCGGCCCTGTCCGTCGGCTTTCACCTCTACCTCATTTTCTCCGGCCTGCTGCCCAATCTGGTGACGCGGCCGCTGCATCTGATGCTGGCGATTCCGTTCATCTTCTTCTTCGGCGTGCAGGGTGGGCCGGCCGGAAGGAGCGTCGCCTATGCGACCGGCGCCATCGGCCTTGCCGCCGGCCTCTACATCGTCGTGAACCGCGAGGATCTCGCCGACCAGTATGGCGCGCTGTCCGGCTGGCTGCAGCATGGCGTCGCCATCGTGCTGATCCTGCTGGCGCTGGAAATGGCGCGCCGCACCATCAAGGCCGTGCTGCCGGCCATCGCCGTGCTGGTGCTGGCCTATGGGCTGCTGGGCAGCCATATCCCCGGCGCCTTCGGCCATAGCGGCATCCCGCTCGACTATTTCCTCGGCACGCTGGTGATCGCCGAGGGCGGGCTGTGGGGCGACCTGACCGGCATCTCTGCGGAGATCATCGCGCCCTTCATCATCCTCGGCTGCTTCATCTCGGCGGGCGAGGCCGGCACCGGCTTCATGTCCTTTGCCACCCAGTTCGCCGGGCGCATGCGCGCCGGTGCGGCCAAGGTCTCCATCGTCGCCTCGGCGCTGTATGGCACGATCTCCGGCTCGGCCTCGGCCAACACCGCCTCCACCGGCACGGTCACCATCCCGGCGATGAAGCGGCTTGGCTATCCGCCCAGCTTCGCCGCCTCGGTCGAGGCCGTCGCCTCCACCGGCGGCCAGATCATGCCGCCGCTGATGGGGGCCGGCGTGTTCGTGATGGCGGAGCTGCTGCGCACGCCCTACACCGACCTGATGATCCTGGCCAGCCTGCCGGCCTTCCTGTTCTTCCTGGCGGCCTGGGCCGGCGTGCATTTCTATGCCGTCCGGCACGGTCTGACCGGCATGCGCGGCGAGGATCTGCCGGGCTGGGGCAAGGTTGCGCGCACCGTGCCGTTCTTCCTGCTGCCGTTCGGCCTGCTGGTGGTGATGCTGCTGTTCACCCGCTATACCGCGCCCTATGCGGCGGCGATGGCGACCGCCCTGACCGTGGCGCTGCTGCTGATCGATTCGGAAGGCCGCGCCTCGGCAAGCCGCTGGGTTGCCCGCGTCGCCGAGGGCACCAAGGGTGCCGCCGAGCAGATCGCCAGCATCGCCGCCATCCTGATCTGCGCCAGCCTGATCGTCGGCGTGTTCCACATGACCGGCCTCGGGGTGAAGATCACCTCGGTCATCCTGTCGCTGTCGGGCGGCGAGCTGTGGCCGGCGCTGCTGCTGACCGCACTGGCCAGCCTGGTGCTGGGCATGGAGCTGCCGACCACCGCGGCCTATGTCATCTGCATCGCGGTCGCCGGGCCGGCGCTGGTGGCGCTGGGCCTGCCGGAACTCCAGGCGCACATGTTCGTATTCTGGTACGCGCTCTTGTGCACCATCACGCCGCCGGTCTGCGGCAATGTGTTCATCGCCGCCGGCATTGCGAACACGCCCTGGCTGCCCGTCGCCGGCAATGCGCTGCGTATCGGCGTCGGCCTGTTCCTGGTGCCGCTGGGCTTCATCGCCAACCCGTCGCTGCTGCTGGTGCTGGAAAGCCCGGCGCTGGCCTTCCTGGCGATGGCGAAGGTGGGGCTGGGCATCTGGCTGCTGAGCTACGTCTCCATCGATCTCGGCCGCCGCCCGCTGCACAGCCTCGGCGCGCTGGTGGGCGGCGTTGCACTGCTGTTCTTCTTCGGGGTCTGA
- a CDS encoding carbon-nitrogen hydrolase family protein — protein MTAKFKVALIQTNSEREFQPNIDFVNAQARAAKKDGAEFILTPEIAAMFEPKREQSLAKACPEETHPALAAWRDLARELGVWFLAGSLSVKLSDTMLANRSILIDPKGGIQARYDKIHMFDVNVKDGQTYRESATYRPGEKAVLTDLPWGRLGMTICYDLRFAYLYRALAKAGADFITIPAAFTKVTGEAHWHVLQRARAIETGCFVFAPAQTGEHAEGRKTFGHSLVIAPWGEVLADAGTEPGFVTAEIDTALIAEARRMVPSLTHDRDFAVDAPEPLRAAGE, from the coding sequence ATGACCGCCAAGTTCAAGGTCGCGCTGATCCAGACCAATTCCGAGCGGGAATTCCAGCCGAACATCGACTTCGTGAACGCGCAGGCCCGCGCGGCGAAAAAGGATGGTGCGGAATTCATCCTGACCCCGGAAATCGCCGCCATGTTCGAGCCGAAGCGCGAGCAGTCGCTGGCGAAGGCGTGCCCTGAGGAAACCCATCCGGCGCTGGCTGCCTGGCGCGACCTGGCGCGGGAACTCGGCGTGTGGTTCCTGGCCGGCTCGCTGTCGGTGAAGCTCAGCGACACCATGCTCGCCAACCGCTCGATTCTGATCGACCCGAAGGGCGGCATCCAGGCGCGCTACGACAAGATCCACATGTTCGACGTGAATGTGAAGGACGGCCAGACCTACCGCGAATCGGCAACCTACCGGCCGGGCGAAAAGGCGGTGCTGACCGACCTGCCCTGGGGCCGGCTGGGCATGACGATCTGCTACGATCTGCGCTTTGCCTATCTGTACCGCGCGCTGGCCAAGGCCGGGGCGGATTTCATCACCATCCCCGCCGCCTTCACCAAGGTGACCGGCGAGGCGCACTGGCATGTGCTGCAGCGCGCCCGCGCCATCGAAACCGGCTGCTTCGTGTTCGCCCCCGCCCAGACCGGCGAACATGCCGAGGGCCGCAAGACTTTTGGCCATTCGCTGGTGATCGCCCCCTGGGGCGAGGTGCTGGCCGATGCCGGGACCGAACCGGGCTTCGTCACCGCCGAGATCGACACGGCGCTGATCGCCGAGGCGCGGCGCATGGTGCCGTCGCTGACCCATGACCGCGACTTCGCGGTGGACGCACCGGAACCGCTGCGCGCCGCCGGGGAATAA
- a CDS encoding protein-disulfide reductase DsbD family protein: MPPIALTIFGAVMALLAGVASPAHATGPVSTDHVRAELVAGAEAVRPGETIRIGIHKQIIPHWHTYWLNPGDSGLATTADWTLPEGATASDIIWPAPERIAVGPLMNYGYEGEVTLLTDIAVPADAPVGGSFPIRATVDWLVCEEICIPEQVALSLDLPVVAAGADAGPNTGPAHPAIAAAEARLPVDSPWTARFEAGGDTLRLAFDASGLRRDSIEDIWFYPNEWGVIAHAASQQLSVEADRIVLRMTPGDAFQPTLASLDGVLVVKERAGGQLLTQALTVSATAGTVAGASGSVAGLSIGVGTALLFALLGGLILNLMPCVFPVLSMKALALVEQAGKQPAQVRLHALAYTGGILVSFAALAGLLAALKAGGTAVGWGFQFQSPIFVLLLAYLLFAVGLSLSGVFTIGGSVAGVGANLAARGGYAGSFFTGVLAAIVATPCTAPFMGVAIGFALAASLPVLFAVFLALGLGLALPYVALSVWPPLLRLLPKPGLWMERFKQFLAFPMYGAAIWLVWVLSLQAGAEGVLTALGGMLLIGFAAWLYDVTRASDRAARHAGSGLAALALIAAIGWGIAAGNQAAPRAAPATAEAGAAETTPWESYSLQKFEALRAEGRPVFLNFTAAWCITCLVNERVALNRPDVATAFRTGDVTYLKGDWTNQDAEITAKLEEFGRSGVPLYVFYPAGRDSQPVVLPQLLTVDIVLGGIGAG, encoded by the coding sequence ATGCCCCCTATCGCTCTGACGATTTTCGGCGCTGTGATGGCCCTGCTGGCCGGCGTCGCGTCGCCCGCCCATGCCACCGGTCCGGTCTCGACCGACCATGTCCGCGCCGAACTAGTGGCCGGCGCCGAAGCGGTCCGCCCCGGCGAGACCATCCGCATCGGCATCCATAAGCAGATCATCCCGCACTGGCACACCTATTGGCTGAATCCCGGCGATTCCGGCCTCGCCACGACCGCCGACTGGACTCTGCCGGAAGGCGCCACGGCCAGCGATATAATCTGGCCGGCGCCGGAGCGCATCGCCGTCGGCCCGCTGATGAATTATGGCTATGAGGGCGAGGTCACGCTGCTGACCGATATCGCCGTGCCGGCCGATGCGCCGGTCGGCGGCAGCTTCCCGATCCGCGCCACGGTGGACTGGCTGGTCTGCGAGGAGATCTGCATCCCCGAGCAGGTGGCGCTGAGCCTTGACCTGCCGGTCGTAGCGGCCGGGGCCGATGCCGGGCCCAATACCGGACCGGCGCACCCCGCCATTGCCGCTGCCGAGGCGCGGCTGCCGGTGGACAGCCCGTGGACCGCGCGTTTCGAGGCTGGCGGCGATACGCTGCGGCTGGCCTTCGACGCCTCCGGCCTGCGCCGCGATTCCATCGAGGATATCTGGTTCTACCCCAATGAATGGGGCGTGATCGCCCATGCCGCGTCACAGCAGCTGAGTGTCGAGGCGGACCGGATCGTGCTGAGGATGACGCCCGGCGATGCCTTCCAGCCGACGCTCGCCAGCCTCGATGGCGTGCTGGTGGTGAAGGAGCGTGCTGGCGGCCAGCTGCTGACCCAGGCGCTGACGGTGAGCGCCACCGCCGGGACCGTGGCCGGCGCCAGTGGATCCGTCGCCGGCCTGTCCATCGGCGTCGGCACCGCGCTGCTGTTCGCTTTGCTCGGCGGGCTGATCCTCAACCTGATGCCCTGCGTCTTCCCGGTGCTGTCGATGAAGGCGCTGGCGCTGGTCGAGCAGGCCGGCAAGCAGCCCGCACAGGTGCGGCTGCACGCGCTTGCCTATACCGGCGGAATCCTTGTCAGCTTCGCCGCACTGGCCGGCCTGCTGGCCGCGCTAAAGGCCGGCGGCACTGCCGTCGGCTGGGGCTTCCAGTTCCAGTCGCCGATCTTCGTGCTGCTGCTCGCCTATCTGCTCTTCGCGGTCGGCCTCAGCCTGTCCGGCGTGTTCACCATCGGCGGCTCGGTCGCGGGCGTAGGGGCAAACCTCGCGGCACGCGGCGGCTATGCCGGCAGCTTCTTCACCGGCGTGCTGGCCGCCATCGTCGCCACGCCCTGCACCGCGCCCTTCATGGGGGTGGCCATCGGCTTCGCGCTGGCGGCCTCCCTGCCGGTGCTGTTCGCCGTGTTCCTGGCGCTCGGGTTGGGGCTGGCATTGCCCTATGTCGCTCTGTCCGTCTGGCCGCCGCTGCTGCGCCTGCTGCCGAAGCCGGGATTGTGGATGGAGCGCTTCAAGCAGTTCCTCGCCTTCCCGATGTATGGCGCGGCGATCTGGCTGGTCTGGGTCTTGTCGCTGCAGGCCGGCGCCGAGGGCGTGCTGACCGCGCTGGGCGGCATGCTGCTGATCGGCTTTGCCGCCTGGCTGTATGATGTCACCCGCGCCTCGGACCGGGCGGCACGTCATGCCGGCAGCGGCCTCGCCGCGCTCGCCCTGATCGCCGCCATCGGCTGGGGTATTGCCGCCGGCAACCAGGCCGCGCCGCGCGCCGCGCCGGCGACGGCGGAGGCAGGCGCCGCCGAAACCACGCCGTGGGAATCCTACAGCCTGCAGAAATTCGAGGCGCTGCGCGCCGAGGGCCGGCCGGTCTTCCTGAACTTCACCGCCGCCTGGTGCATCACCTGCCTGGTGAATGAGCGGGTGGCGCTGAACCGGCCCGACGTGGCCACGGCTTTCCGAACCGGCGACGTGACCTATCTGAAAGGCGACTGGACCAATCAGG
- a CDS encoding MFS transporter yields the protein MPLWANALAATMLVQTVGAFILFAVPVIGPVLTEAAGLPGESIGYLSSLSALGVCWLLSNGVPMLAQYGPVRMLQIGLALGVLGFAAICTAWWPLAVLGAVVMGFGYATNNPASSEILVRTAPARNRVLVFSLKQAGVPLGAMLTGLIVAPLVGLHGLFGVTLLMLALGTIALLLVQPARAKLDPPGERLPTAWFPALFSWRVMRNSVAALKLHPSLPMFTALGLSLAILQACLTAFLVTYLVTRHGFSLAEGGLIAATMQGANLVARITLGWLADRIGNAQLQLAVQGFLAAASLAALALHQPVSGDPVTYALVALAGFTGTSWNGLHMAESARLSPPGRVGEVTSAVNLFGFVGSVSGPILFALLVQATDSYAVAFLLASVQLCLVCLLALRRIPR from the coding sequence GTGCCCCTCTGGGCCAATGCCCTGGCGGCGACGATGCTGGTGCAGACCGTCGGCGCCTTCATCCTGTTCGCCGTGCCGGTGATCGGGCCGGTGCTGACCGAGGCCGCCGGCCTGCCGGGAGAGAGCATCGGCTATCTGTCCTCGCTGTCGGCGCTGGGCGTGTGCTGGCTGCTGTCCAACGGCGTGCCGATGCTGGCGCAGTACGGCCCGGTCCGCATGCTGCAGATCGGCCTCGCCCTTGGCGTGCTGGGTTTTGCCGCGATCTGCACCGCCTGGTGGCCGCTGGCCGTGCTGGGGGCGGTGGTGATGGGCTTCGGCTACGCCACCAACAACCCGGCCAGCAGCGAGATTCTGGTGCGCACCGCCCCGGCGCGGAACCGCGTGCTGGTGTTCTCCCTGAAACAGGCCGGCGTGCCGCTGGGCGCGATGCTGACCGGGCTGATCGTGGCTCCCCTGGTCGGCCTGCACGGGCTGTTCGGCGTCACCCTGCTGATGCTGGCCCTCGGCACCATCGCCCTGCTGCTGGTACAGCCGGCGCGCGCGAAGCTGGATCCGCCCGGCGAGCGGCTGCCCACGGCCTGGTTCCCGGCACTGTTCTCCTGGCGGGTGATGCGCAACTCGGTCGCCGCCCTGAAGCTGCATCCGAGCCTGCCGATGTTCACCGCACTGGGCCTGTCCCTCGCCATCCTGCAGGCCTGCCTGACCGCCTTCCTGGTCACCTACCTGGTGACGCGGCACGGTTTCAGCCTGGCCGAGGGCGGGCTGATCGCGGCCACCATGCAGGGCGCCAATCTGGTCGCCCGGATCACCCTTGGCTGGCTTGCCGACCGGATTGGAAACGCGCAGCTGCAACTCGCCGTGCAGGGCTTCCTGGCCGCGGCATCACTCGCGGCATTGGCGCTGCACCAACCGGTTTCCGGCGATCCGGTCACCTATGCGCTGGTGGCGCTGGCCGGCTTCACCGGGACCAGCTGGAACGGCCTGCATATGGCGGAATCGGCGCGGCTGTCACCGCCCGGCCGCGTCGGCGAGGTGACCTCGGCCGTCAATCTGTTCGGCTTCGTCGGCTCGGTCAGCGGGCCGATCCTGTTCGCCCTGCTGGTACAGGCGACGGACAGCTATGCCGTCGCCTTCCTGCTGGCATCGGTGCAGCTTTGCCTGGTCTGCCTGCTGGCGCTGCGCCGCATACCGCGCTAG